In Desulfoplanes formicivorans, a genomic segment contains:
- a CDS encoding 4Fe-4S dicluster domain-containing protein, translated as MAKSKGQTRVRVFSDWCKGCGLCVAFCPGKVFEMGKDGKACVVREEECLNCGFCEMHCPDFAVSVRPREECNGAVHNGYPAGTVFKDVSGIAAQAKSKNVKQPEAKPVEAVCTES; from the coding sequence ATGGCCAAAAGCAAAGGGCAAACCAGGGTGCGGGTCTTTTCCGACTGGTGCAAGGGGTGCGGCTTGTGCGTCGCCTTTTGTCCCGGAAAGGTCTTTGAGATGGGAAAAGACGGCAAGGCATGCGTGGTCAGGGAAGAGGAATGTTTGAATTGCGGGTTTTGCGAGATGCATTGTCCGGATTTTGCGGTTTCCGTGCGTCCCAGGGAAGAATGTAACGGGGCGGTGCATAACGGCTACCCTGCGGGAACCGTTTTCAAGGATGTCTCCGGAATAGCGGCACAGGCAAAGTCTAAGAACGTCAAACAACCGGAAGCAAAACCGGTTGAAGCAGTGTGCACGGAGAGCTGA
- a CDS encoding 2-oxoacid:ferredoxin oxidoreductase subunit beta, with protein MAEITHIIHEYLRHNKKFPHVYCPGCGHGIVLGSLIRCVHGLGLSKDEVVLVAGIGCSGRMAVYVDFNTIHTTHGRALTFATGIKMANPRLKVIVVMGDGDALAIGGNHLIHAARRNIGLTALILNNNIYGMTGGQKSPTSPEGTVSATTPYGQLEQAFDVIDLVRAAGAPFVARSTVMHAHLLDKLLVKGLTNPGFNLIEVMTPCHTQYGRKNKFKTVVDMYKWYRKQALSVEKYNALPPDKQRDRIPIGVFQDKQIPGLEERYAAMRNQLREARGEQ; from the coding sequence ATGGCAGAGATAACACATATCATTCACGAGTATCTTCGGCATAACAAAAAGTTCCCCCATGTCTACTGTCCCGGATGCGGTCACGGCATTGTTCTCGGTTCCCTGATCCGGTGCGTGCATGGTCTGGGACTTTCCAAGGATGAAGTCGTTCTGGTGGCCGGTATCGGATGTTCCGGTCGCATGGCCGTGTACGTGGACTTCAACACCATCCATACCACCCACGGCCGGGCTCTGACCTTTGCCACGGGCATCAAGATGGCCAATCCCCGCCTCAAGGTCATTGTGGTCATGGGTGATGGCGATGCCCTGGCCATTGGCGGAAACCATCTCATCCATGCGGCCCGGCGGAACATCGGGCTCACCGCACTCATTCTGAACAACAATATCTACGGCATGACCGGAGGCCAGAAATCCCCCACCAGTCCCGAAGGAACCGTGTCGGCAACAACCCCCTACGGCCAGCTGGAACAGGCCTTTGATGTCATTGATCTGGTGCGTGCGGCCGGGGCCCCCTTTGTGGCCCGCAGCACGGTCATGCACGCTCATCTCCTGGACAAACTGCTGGTCAAGGGGCTGACCAATCCCGGGTTCAATCTCATCGAGGTCATGACGCCCTGTCACACCCAGTACGGCCGCAAGAACAAGTTCAAAACCGTGGTCGACATGTACAAATGGTACAGGAAACAGGCCCTTTCCGTTGAAAAGTACAATGCCCTGCCTCCGGACAAGCAACGCGACAGAATACCCATTGGCGTCTTTCAGGACAAACAGATTCCCGGGCTTGAAGAACGGTATGCTGCCATGCGCAACCAGTTGAGGGAGGCACGCGGTGAACAATAA
- a CDS encoding 2-oxoacid:acceptor oxidoreductase subunit alpha gives MSSRKKKHKELFAQGNEAVVEGALLAGCDFFAGYPITPSTEIAEEMSRRLPLLENGVFLQMEDEIASMGAIIGASLAGRKVLTATSGPGFSLMQEHIGYACMAEVPLVIVNVMRGGPSTGLPTNPAQGDVQQARWGTHGDHPIIVLSAVNVRECLEMTVTAFNFAEKYRTPVILLIDEVTAHTREKITLPDPSTFQIFSRVAPSMPFDWYTPFEETMKGVPCMPPMGTGYRFHTTGLTHDSQGFPTSKPQEVEGLMNRLFRKIDQHYYDIQMVDEIQCEDAEIAIVAYGSVARSAELAVELAREQGVRAGLVKLKTLFPFPRRIVERVARQSKTLVVPEMNMGQISREVKRVNNGMARVVTMNRVDGQIITPSELLKTVLGSVSR, from the coding sequence ATGTCTTCCAGGAAGAAAAAACACAAGGAATTGTTTGCCCAGGGCAATGAAGCGGTTGTCGAGGGCGCGTTGCTGGCCGGCTGTGATTTTTTCGCCGGATACCCCATCACCCCGTCCACGGAAATCGCCGAGGAAATGTCCCGACGTCTGCCCCTGCTGGAAAACGGGGTTTTTTTGCAGATGGAGGACGAAATCGCCAGCATGGGGGCAATCATCGGTGCTTCCCTGGCCGGGCGCAAGGTGCTCACGGCCACGTCGGGTCCGGGCTTTTCCCTGATGCAGGAGCATATCGGGTATGCCTGCATGGCCGAGGTTCCCCTGGTCATCGTCAATGTCATGCGGGGCGGACCGAGCACCGGGCTGCCCACCAACCCGGCCCAGGGTGACGTCCAGCAGGCCAGATGGGGGACCCATGGCGATCATCCCATCATTGTGCTTTCTGCGGTCAATGTGCGCGAATGTCTTGAAATGACCGTGACCGCGTTCAATTTTGCGGAAAAGTATCGCACTCCGGTGATCCTGCTCATTGACGAGGTCACCGCCCACACCCGGGAAAAGATCACCCTGCCCGATCCATCCACCTTTCAGATTTTTTCACGGGTCGCGCCATCCATGCCCTTTGACTGGTACACGCCCTTTGAGGAGACCATGAAGGGGGTTCCCTGCATGCCGCCCATGGGAACGGGCTACCGGTTTCACACCACCGGCCTGACACATGACAGCCAGGGATTTCCCACTTCCAAGCCCCAGGAAGTGGAAGGACTCATGAATCGGCTTTTCCGCAAGATCGACCAGCATTATTACGATATCCAGATGGTTGACGAGATCCAGTGCGAGGATGCGGAAATCGCCATTGTGGCCTACGGCAGTGTGGCCCGTTCCGCGGAACTGGCTGTTGAACTGGCCCGGGAACAAGGGGTCAGGGCCGGGCTGGTCAAACTCAAGACCCTGTTTCCCTTTCCCCGACGCATTGTGGAACGGGTGGCCCGCCAAAGCAAGACCCTTGTGGTCCCGGAAATGAACATGGGTCAGATCTCCCGGGAGGTAAAACGGGTCAACAACGGCATGGCACGGGTGGTGACCATGAATAGGGTGGATGGCCAGATCATCACCCCGTCCGAGCTCCTCAAAACCGTGCTCGGCAGTGTTTCACGGTAA
- the sucD gene encoding succinate--CoA ligase subunit alpha → MKLDEHTSKQLFAQVGIPVPRGHALTTITGNEDHITAIGFPMVVKAQVLTGGRGKAGGVRLVKDMQELEQVLPVILSMRIRDLAVPYVRIEPAASIKKEYYLSVFVQRETRSLVLACNACGGVDVEASSRDTLMTASIDFLTSSYEHRIQDAFFHLGLPRTTWSTFHALCTSLINLVTTHGALLAEINPLALTDQGTLVALDGKVDLDDSKMALLPEVKKALSRPEHQSPDEIRARTAGLSYHRLKGSVGMMVNGAGLAMNTMDILNKNGLEPANFLDLGGGADIPRMRTGLELLVEDDRVKVIFINIFGGILSCAHVAEALTATLDKVELTKPCVVRFSGYMADDGQKILKALNHPRLCLVENMESALAELAGIIHPSAARKNVAEPTTISMPDQVVQPDGRVSLHPSGPLSALNRETQVLVQGITGKTGRLHTGLMRSFGTRVVAGVTPFKGGTRVDDIPVYDTVRQACAHHDIGATVIFVPPAFAPDAILAAAAENIPWIICITESIPQADMLRVLHAMSSSTSRLIGPNTPGLVIPDEIKLGIMPGMIFKPGPVAVFSRSGTLTYETVYGLTRAGIGQSICVGIGGDPFIGSGLTDMLELIRNDGTTRGVVVLGEIGGNEEEKLAAYIRSTGFDLPVVGFIAGQTAPPGKTFGHAGAILSKGHGEIDAKLTAMRDAGIFVASSLEDGVEHIAKLLG, encoded by the coding sequence ATGAAACTTGATGAACATACCAGTAAACAGCTTTTCGCTCAGGTCGGCATCCCCGTTCCCAGAGGGCATGCCCTCACGACCATAACCGGGAATGAAGACCACATCACTGCCATCGGTTTTCCCATGGTGGTCAAGGCTCAGGTGCTTACCGGTGGTCGGGGCAAGGCCGGCGGTGTTCGCCTTGTCAAGGACATGCAGGAGCTGGAACAGGTCCTTCCCGTCATCTTATCCATGCGCATACGGGATCTTGCCGTCCCTTACGTGCGCATCGAGCCTGCAGCCTCTATCAAGAAAGAATACTACCTGAGCGTGTTTGTACAGCGTGAGACCCGATCCCTTGTCCTGGCCTGCAATGCATGTGGCGGGGTTGATGTGGAAGCATCCTCCAGGGACACCCTCATGACCGCATCAATTGATTTTTTGACCTCCAGTTATGAGCACCGCATCCAGGACGCCTTTTTCCATCTCGGCCTTCCCCGGACAACCTGGTCCACCTTTCACGCCCTGTGCACCTCCCTGATCAATCTGGTCACCACCCACGGGGCCTTGCTGGCGGAAATCAATCCCCTGGCATTGACCGACCAGGGAACCCTGGTGGCCCTGGACGGCAAGGTGGATCTGGATGACAGCAAGATGGCATTGCTCCCCGAGGTCAAAAAGGCTCTCAGCCGTCCAGAACACCAAAGCCCCGACGAAATCAGGGCCCGGACCGCCGGACTGAGCTACCACCGCCTCAAGGGGTCCGTGGGCATGATGGTCAACGGGGCCGGGCTGGCCATGAACACCATGGATATTTTGAACAAAAACGGGCTGGAACCGGCCAATTTTCTGGATCTGGGCGGGGGAGCAGATATCCCCAGGATGCGCACCGGCCTGGAACTGCTTGTGGAAGACGATCGGGTCAAGGTCATTTTTATCAATATTTTCGGGGGAATTCTTTCTTGCGCCCATGTGGCCGAGGCCCTTACCGCCACCCTGGACAAGGTGGAGCTGACCAAGCCCTGTGTGGTCCGGTTCTCCGGCTACATGGCTGATGACGGCCAAAAGATTCTCAAGGCCCTGAACCATCCCCGGCTCTGCCTGGTGGAGAACATGGAATCAGCTCTTGCCGAGCTGGCCGGGATCATCCACCCTTCAGCAGCACGCAAGAATGTGGCCGAGCCAACAACCATCTCCATGCCGGATCAGGTGGTGCAACCGGACGGCAGGGTTTCTCTTCACCCTTCCGGTCCCCTGTCCGCTCTGAACCGGGAAACCCAGGTGCTGGTTCAGGGAATAACCGGCAAGACCGGCAGATTGCACACGGGGCTCATGCGCTCTTTTGGCACCCGGGTTGTTGCCGGCGTGACCCCGTTCAAGGGAGGAACCCGTGTTGACGACATCCCGGTCTATGACACGGTGCGTCAGGCCTGTGCCCATCATGACATCGGCGCCACCGTGATTTTTGTGCCCCCGGCATTTGCACCCGACGCCATTCTTGCGGCTGCCGCCGAAAACATTCCCTGGATCATATGCATCACCGAATCCATTCCCCAGGCGGACATGCTGCGGGTTTTGCACGCCATGTCCTCGTCCACTTCCCGGCTCATCGGCCCCAACACCCCGGGTCTGGTCATCCCTGATGAGATCAAGCTGGGCATCATGCCCGGGATGATTTTCAAACCCGGTCCGGTGGCTGTTTTTTCCCGAAGCGGCACCCTGACCTATGAAACCGTTTACGGCCTGACCCGGGCCGGGATCGGTCAGTCCATCTGTGTCGGCATCGGGGGTGATCCGTTCATCGGGTCGGGCCTTACCGACATGCTGGAACTCATCAGAAATGATGGCACAACCCGGGGCGTTGTTGTGCTGGGAGAAATCGGTGGCAATGAAGAGGAAAAACTGGCCGCGTACATCAGGTCCACGGGGTTTGATCTTCCGGTTGTGGGGTTCATTGCCGGGCAGACCGCTCCTCCCGGCAAGACCTTTGGTCATGCCGGAGCCATTCTGAGTAAGGGGCACGGCGAGATCGACGCCAAACTCACGGCCATGCGCGATGCCGGGATTTTCGTGGCTTCCTCCCTGGAAGACGGGGTCGAGCACATAGCAAAACTGCTGGGGTGA